One window from the genome of Elaeis guineensis isolate ETL-2024a chromosome 5, EG11, whole genome shotgun sequence encodes:
- the LOC105046079 gene encoding uncharacterized protein isoform X1: MASVCHHLVSINLNAMQEEMDGVKALLLGIMFIAAQLPHILSFPTTAPAFLWSPHHLSLSHYGVKEVVEYRTISPKNLAKSVLSEGGWSNLVCSGKDLHENVDVALVFVGRKLQSSDISKTKYLDPSLLDTLKLSFTSSNFFMAFPYVAISDEDDTLENSLMLGFAESCGDGLKVNHIAYLDSCSVNGQNLKKLQGLHSVHDFLASRMETRVSGQTDLIVFCNGGSKESDHTPSEGEVLSELISSLEQSGATYTILYASEPYRSFQYPTHLSLSRFLAEDTSTNGSFNSTFCDGVCQIKTSLLEGIFVGIVLLIILISGLCCMMGIDTPTRFETPGES, from the exons ATGGCCTCTGTTTGTCATCATCTGGTTAGTATTAATCTGAATGCTATGCAGGAAGAGATGGACGGGGTGAAAGCACTTCTATTAGGAATTATGTTTATAGCTGCACAATTGCCTCATATTTTGTCCTTCCCGACCACGGCACCTGCGTTTCTGTGGTCTCCGCACCATTTGAG TTTGTCTCATTATGGTGTTAAAGAAGTTGTTGAATACCGCACAATCTCTCCAAAGAATTTAGCCAAATCAGTTCTGTCAGAGGGTGGTTGGTCAAACTTGGTG TGCTCTGGGAAGGACCTTCATGAGAATGTGGATGTTGCACTTGTTTTTGTTGGGAGAAAG TTGCAATCCTCAGACATCTCTAAAACCAAGTACCTGGATCCATCTTTGCTAGACACGTTAAAG CTGTCGTTCacaagttcaaatttttttatggCATTTCCATATGTGGCCATATCAGATGAAGATGACACATTGGAAAATTCCTTGATGTTGGGATTTGCTGAAAGCTGTGGGGATGGATTAAAAGTGAATCATATTGCTTACTTGGACTCTTGTTCTGTTAATGGGCAAAACCTTAAGAAGCTTCAAGGCCTGCATTCAGTACAT gacTTCTTGGCATCAAGGATGGAAACAAGGGTAAGTGGGCAGACAGATCTGATTGTTTTCTGCAATGGAGGTTCCAAGGAATCAGATCACACCCCGTCAGAAG GGGAGGTTTTATCGGAACTAATCAGTTCACTGGAGCAGTCTGGTGCCACATATACAATTCTTTATGCTTCTGAGCCATACAGGTCATTTCAGTACCCTACTCACCTGTCTTTGAGTAGGTTTCTTGCTGAAGACACCAGCACCAACGGTTCATTTAATTCTACCTTCTGTGATGGAGTTTGCCAAATTAAAACATCACTACTAGAAGGGATTTTTGTT GGGATTGTTCTGCTCATAATATTGATATCAGGTCTTTGCTGTATGATGGGTATTGACACTCCTACAAGATTTGAGACTCCAGGGGAATCCTGA
- the LOC105046079 gene encoding uncharacterized protein isoform X2 encodes MDGVKALLLGIMFIAAQLPHILSFPTTAPAFLWSPHHLSLSHYGVKEVVEYRTISPKNLAKSVLSEGGWSNLVCSGKDLHENVDVALVFVGRKLQSSDISKTKYLDPSLLDTLKLSFTSSNFFMAFPYVAISDEDDTLENSLMLGFAESCGDGLKVNHIAYLDSCSVNGQNLKKLQGLHSVHDFLASRMETRVSGQTDLIVFCNGGSKESDHTPSEGEVLSELISSLEQSGATYTILYASEPYRSFQYPTHLSLSRFLAEDTSTNGSFNSTFCDGVCQIKTSLLEGIFVGIVLLIILISGLCCMMGIDTPTRFETPGES; translated from the exons ATGGACGGGGTGAAAGCACTTCTATTAGGAATTATGTTTATAGCTGCACAATTGCCTCATATTTTGTCCTTCCCGACCACGGCACCTGCGTTTCTGTGGTCTCCGCACCATTTGAG TTTGTCTCATTATGGTGTTAAAGAAGTTGTTGAATACCGCACAATCTCTCCAAAGAATTTAGCCAAATCAGTTCTGTCAGAGGGTGGTTGGTCAAACTTGGTG TGCTCTGGGAAGGACCTTCATGAGAATGTGGATGTTGCACTTGTTTTTGTTGGGAGAAAG TTGCAATCCTCAGACATCTCTAAAACCAAGTACCTGGATCCATCTTTGCTAGACACGTTAAAG CTGTCGTTCacaagttcaaatttttttatggCATTTCCATATGTGGCCATATCAGATGAAGATGACACATTGGAAAATTCCTTGATGTTGGGATTTGCTGAAAGCTGTGGGGATGGATTAAAAGTGAATCATATTGCTTACTTGGACTCTTGTTCTGTTAATGGGCAAAACCTTAAGAAGCTTCAAGGCCTGCATTCAGTACAT gacTTCTTGGCATCAAGGATGGAAACAAGGGTAAGTGGGCAGACAGATCTGATTGTTTTCTGCAATGGAGGTTCCAAGGAATCAGATCACACCCCGTCAGAAG GGGAGGTTTTATCGGAACTAATCAGTTCACTGGAGCAGTCTGGTGCCACATATACAATTCTTTATGCTTCTGAGCCATACAGGTCATTTCAGTACCCTACTCACCTGTCTTTGAGTAGGTTTCTTGCTGAAGACACCAGCACCAACGGTTCATTTAATTCTACCTTCTGTGATGGAGTTTGCCAAATTAAAACATCACTACTAGAAGGGATTTTTGTT GGGATTGTTCTGCTCATAATATTGATATCAGGTCTTTGCTGTATGATGGGTATTGACACTCCTACAAGATTTGAGACTCCAGGGGAATCCTGA